A window of the Hordeum vulgare subsp. vulgare chromosome 5H, MorexV3_pseudomolecules_assembly, whole genome shotgun sequence genome harbors these coding sequences:
- the LOC123452693 gene encoding casein kinase 1-like protein HD16 yields the protein MADSGGVSANNAAAGNDDEEGNTAPFPDTVQIGGSPEYRVERKLGKGGFGHVFVGRRLTGGNGRGAGAQEVAIKFEHNTSKGCNYGPPYEWHVYSALGGTHGVPKVHYKGRQGDYYVMIMDMLGPSLWDSWNLAGQTMSSEMVACIAAEAISILESMHSKGYVHGDVKPENFLLGQPGTPQEKKLFLVDLGLATKWKDPATQQHVDYDQRPDAFRGTVRYASAHAHLGRTASRRDDLESLAYTLVFLHRGRLPWQGYQGDNKSFLVCKRKMSTSPDILCGLCPQPFKLFLETVVNMKFDEEPNYSKLISLFDVLIGPNPSIRPINTDGAQKVGQKRSRLLNDDDDSNARKKIRLGVPATQWISVYNSRSPMKQRYHYNVADNRLAPHVEKGNEDGLLISSISSCVDLWAVIMDAGTGFTDQVYELSPHFLHKDWIMEQWEKNFYISSVAGANTGSSLVVMSKGTPYTQQSYKVSDSFPFKWINKKWKEGFYVTSMATSGSRWAIVMSRNAGFTDQVVELDFLYPSEGVHRRWDNGYRITAMAATMDQSALILSMPRRRPRDETQETLRTSQFPSAHVKDKWAKNLYLAGICYGRTVA from the exons ATGGCGGACAGCGGCGGGGTCAGCGCCAACAACGCCGCCGCcggcaacgacgacgaggagggcAACACCGCCCCTTTCCCCGACACG GTCCAGATAGGAGGGTCTCCCGAGTACAGGGTCGAGAGGAAGCTCGGCAAAGGCGGGTTTGGCCACGTCTTCGTCGGCCGCCGCCTAACCGGTGGGAACGGACGCGGCGCCGGTGCTCAGGAG GTTGCAATAAAATTCGAGCACAACACCAGCAAGGGGTGCAACTACGGCCCTCCGTACGAGTGGCATGTGTATTC TGCTCTTGGAGGTACTCACGGCGTGCCCAAGGTGCATTATAAAGGCCGGCAGGGTGACTACTATGTCATG ATTATGGATATGCTGGGGCCTAGCTTGTGGGATTCCTGGAATTTAGCAGGGCAGAC tATGTCATCAGAAATGGTAGCTTGTATTGCTGCAGAGGCCATCTCTATCCTGGAAAGCATGCATTCTAAAGG ATATGTACATGGAGATGTCAAACCTGAGAATTTCCTTCTCGGTCAGCCTGGAACTCCTCAAGAAAAGAAACTTTTTCTTGTAGATCTTGGATTAG CAACAAAGTGGAAAGATCCTGCTACTCAACAGCATGTTGATTATGATCAACGTCCGGATGCCTTCAG AGGAACAGTCAGATATGCTAGTGCCCATGCGCATTTAGGAAGAACTGCAAGCAGGAGAGATGACTTGGAATCACTGGCTTATACACTAGTATTTCTCCATCGAGGCAGGTTGCCGTGGCAAGGGTACCAG GGTGATAATAAATCATTTCTGGTGTGCAAGAGAAAGATGAGTACGTCACCCGATATCCTTTGCGGCCTCTGTCCTCAACCTTTTAAGCTATTTCTTGAGACTGTAGTCAACATGAAGTTTGATGAGGAACCAAACTACTCCAAGTTGATTTCTTTGTTCGATGTTTTAATCGGACCAAACCCGTCCATCAGACCAATCAATACTGATGGAGCCCAAAAG GTAGGGCAGAAGCGTTCTAGGCTgcttaatgacgacgacgatagcaATGCAAGAAAGAAGATTCGCCTGGGTGTTCCGGCAACACAGTGGATTTCAGTGTATAATTCTAGATCACCCATGAAACAGAG GTACCACTATAATGTGGCTGACAATAGGTTAGCACCACACGTGGAGAAAGGAAATGAGGACGGTCTGCTGATAAGCTCAATATCATCATGTGTTGATCTTTGGGCAGTCATTATGGATGCTGGAACTGGCTTCACGGATCAAGTCTATGAACTGTCGCCACATTTCCTTCACAAG GACTGGATTATGGAACAATGGGAGAAAAATTTCTACATCAGTTCTGTCGCTGGCGCCAATACTGGAAGCTCTCTTGTAGTGATGTCCAAAG GCACACCATACACACAGCAGTCGTACAAGGTGAGCGATTCCTTCCCGTTTAAATGGATAAACAAGAAATGGAAGGAAGGCTTCTACGTGACGTCGATGGCGACATCAGGCAGCCGATGGGCCATAGTCATGTCGCGCAACGCTGGGTTCACCGACCAG GTGGTGGAGCTGGACTTTCTGTACCCTAGCGAGGGCGTCCACCGGCGGTGGGACAATGGGTACCGGATCACAGCGATGGCGGCGACCATGGACCAGTCTGCTCTGATCCTGAGCATGCCGAGGCGCCGGCCTCGGGACGAGACGCAGGAGACGCTGCGGACGTCGCAGTTCCCCAGCGCGCACGTCAAG gacaagtgggccaagaaCCTCTACCTCGCCGGGATCTGTTATGGGCGAACGGTGGCGTAG